The proteins below come from a single Thermopolyspora flexuosa genomic window:
- the gcvP gene encoding aminomethyl-transferring glycine dehydrogenase codes for MTDRSPLAELAAPPFATRHIGPDDAERERMLRTVGYASLAELLEAAVPEAIRTATPLRLPPAVSETEAIAELRRIASRNRVVTSMIGLGYHGTITPAVIRRNVLENPGWYTAYTPYQPEISQGRLEALLNFQTMVADLTGLPIANASLLDEATAAAEAMTLARRVARRGGAFVVDADALPQTKAVLRTRAEPLGIELREADLAGDLPEGEVFGVLVQYPGAGGAIPDLPRIAAQAKERGALVVVAADLLALTLLEAPGELGADIAVGTTQRFGVPLGFGGPHAAYMSVRDGLQRQLPGRLVGVSVDSAGRTAYRLALQTREQHIRREKATSNICTAQVLLAVVASMYAVYHGPDGLRRIARRTHRYAAVLAEGLRRLGVRVVHGQFFDTVLAHVPGRADAVVAAALDRGINLRRADADHVGVTCDETTTADHLQAVWAAFAEAAGIADGAAVPEVDAVDREAGDALPHNLLRRTPYLTHPVFHEHRSETAMLRYLRRLQDRDVALDRSMIPLGSCTMKLNATTEMEPITWPEFADIHPFAPRDQAAGYLELIGQLERWLAEITGYAAVSLQPNAGSQGELAGLLAIRAYHRANGEGHRDVCLIPASAHGTNAASAVMAGMRVVVVACDERGDVDLGDLAKKIAEHGDRLAAIMVTYPSTHGVFEEGIAEICARVHEAGGQVYVDGANLNALVGLARPGEFGADVSHLNLHKTFCIPHGGGGPGVGPVAVRAHLAPYLPGDPLTAGGTGPVSAAPYGSASILPISWAYLRMMGAEGLRRATEQAILSANYIARRLAPHYPVLYTGRNGLVAHECIIDLRKITRQTGVTVEDVAKRLIDYGFHAPTMSFPVSGTLMIEPTESENLAELDRFCEAMIAIREEIDRVASGAYDRTDNPLRNAPHTAEAVAADDWKHPYSRAEAAYPVARLRRDKYWPPVGRIDQAYGDRNLVCACPPPQAFED; via the coding sequence ATGACCGATCGGTCACCGCTTGCCGAACTCGCCGCACCGCCGTTCGCCACCCGGCACATCGGCCCTGACGACGCCGAGCGCGAGCGCATGCTCCGCACGGTCGGGTACGCCTCGCTCGCCGAGCTGCTCGAGGCGGCCGTGCCCGAGGCGATCCGCACGGCCACGCCGCTGCGGCTGCCGCCCGCGGTCTCCGAGACCGAGGCGATCGCCGAGCTGCGGAGGATCGCCTCCCGCAACCGGGTGGTCACCTCGATGATCGGCCTCGGCTACCACGGCACGATCACCCCCGCGGTGATCCGCCGCAACGTGCTGGAGAACCCCGGCTGGTACACCGCCTACACCCCCTACCAGCCGGAGATCTCCCAGGGCCGGCTGGAGGCGCTGCTCAACTTCCAGACCATGGTCGCCGACCTCACCGGGTTGCCGATCGCCAACGCCTCCCTGCTCGACGAGGCGACCGCCGCGGCCGAGGCGATGACCCTCGCCCGCCGGGTCGCCCGGCGCGGTGGCGCGTTCGTCGTGGACGCCGACGCCCTGCCGCAGACCAAGGCGGTGCTGCGCACCCGGGCCGAACCCCTCGGCATCGAGCTGCGCGAGGCCGACCTCGCCGGCGACCTGCCCGAGGGCGAGGTCTTCGGGGTGCTCGTGCAGTACCCCGGGGCGGGCGGGGCGATCCCCGACCTGCCGCGCATCGCCGCCCAGGCCAAGGAGCGCGGCGCGCTCGTGGTCGTCGCGGCCGACCTGCTCGCGCTCACCCTGCTGGAGGCCCCCGGCGAGCTCGGCGCCGACATCGCCGTGGGCACCACCCAGCGGTTCGGCGTCCCGCTCGGCTTCGGCGGCCCGCACGCCGCCTACATGTCGGTGCGGGACGGCCTGCAGCGGCAGCTGCCCGGACGCCTGGTCGGGGTGTCGGTCGACTCGGCCGGCCGTACCGCCTACCGGCTCGCCCTGCAGACCCGCGAGCAGCACATCCGCCGGGAGAAGGCGACGAGCAACATCTGCACCGCCCAGGTGCTGCTCGCCGTGGTGGCGAGCATGTACGCCGTCTACCACGGGCCCGACGGGCTGCGGCGCATCGCGCGGCGCACCCACCGGTACGCCGCGGTGCTCGCCGAGGGGCTGCGCCGGCTCGGGGTGCGCGTGGTGCACGGGCAGTTCTTCGACACCGTGCTCGCCCACGTGCCCGGCCGGGCCGACGCCGTGGTCGCCGCCGCCCTCGACCGCGGGATCAACCTGCGCCGGGCGGACGCCGACCACGTCGGCGTCACCTGCGACGAGACCACCACGGCCGACCACCTTCAGGCGGTCTGGGCGGCGTTCGCCGAGGCGGCAGGCATTGCGGACGGCGCGGCCGTGCCCGAGGTGGACGCGGTCGACCGCGAGGCCGGGGACGCGCTGCCGCATAACCTGCTGCGGCGCACGCCGTACCTGACCCACCCGGTGTTCCACGAGCACCGGTCCGAGACCGCGATGCTGCGCTACCTGCGCCGCCTGCAGGACCGGGACGTCGCGCTCGACCGGTCCATGATCCCGCTCGGCTCCTGCACGATGAAGCTCAACGCCACCACCGAGATGGAGCCGATCACCTGGCCGGAGTTCGCCGACATCCACCCGTTCGCCCCGCGCGACCAGGCGGCCGGATACCTGGAGCTGATCGGGCAGCTGGAGCGCTGGCTCGCCGAGATCACCGGCTACGCGGCGGTGTCGCTGCAGCCGAACGCCGGGTCGCAGGGCGAGCTCGCCGGGCTGCTCGCGATCCGCGCCTACCACCGCGCCAACGGCGAGGGGCACCGCGACGTGTGCCTCATCCCCGCCTCCGCGCACGGCACGAACGCGGCGAGCGCGGTGATGGCCGGGATGCGGGTGGTGGTGGTCGCCTGCGACGAGCGCGGCGACGTCGACCTCGGCGACCTGGCGAAGAAGATCGCCGAGCACGGCGACCGGCTCGCGGCGATCATGGTGACCTATCCGTCCACCCACGGCGTGTTCGAGGAGGGGATCGCCGAGATCTGCGCCCGGGTGCACGAGGCCGGGGGCCAGGTGTACGTGGACGGGGCGAACCTCAACGCGCTGGTCGGGCTCGCCCGGCCCGGCGAGTTCGGCGCCGACGTCTCCCACCTCAACCTGCACAAGACCTTCTGCATCCCGCACGGCGGCGGCGGCCCCGGCGTCGGCCCGGTCGCGGTGCGCGCCCACCTCGCCCCGTACCTGCCCGGCGACCCGCTCACCGCCGGCGGGACCGGGCCGGTGTCGGCCGCGCCGTACGGCTCGGCGTCGATCCTGCCGATCTCCTGGGCCTACCTGCGGATGATGGGCGCCGAGGGCCTGCGCCGGGCCACCGAGCAGGCGATCCTGTCGGCGAACTACATCGCCCGGCGGCTCGCGCCGCACTACCCGGTGCTCTACACCGGCCGCAACGGGCTGGTCGCGCACGAGTGCATCATCGACCTGCGGAAGATCACCCGGCAGACCGGCGTCACCGTCGAGGACGTGGCCAAGCGGCTGATCGACTACGGCTTCCACGCGCCGACCATGTCCTTCCCGGTGTCCGGCACGCTCATGATCGAGCCGACCGAGAGCGAGAACCTCGCCGAGCTCGACCGGTTCTGCGAGGCCATGATCGCCATCCGGGAGGAGATCGACCGCGTCGCCTCCGGCGCCTACGACCGCACCGACAACCCGCTGCGCAACGCGCCGCACACCGCCGAGGCGGTCGCCGCCGACGACTGGAAGCACCCCTACAGCCGGGCCGAGGCCGCCTACCCGGTGGCGCGGCTGCGCCGGGACAAGTACTGGCCGCCGGTGGGCCGCATCGACCAGGCGTACGGCGACCGCAACCTGGTGTGCGCCTGCCCGCCGCCGCAGGCGTTCGAGGACTGA
- a CDS encoding TetR/AcrR family transcriptional regulator produces MGGRLGAMPAKRPPIPLSRERIIEAALHIADGQGLRRLTMRRLGDALQVEAMAIYHHIPGGKEALLDALAEHVTTVTVDAEGGDWRELARAWARACRAALLAHPGVLALAMTRPPRGRAAAALREHVDRLGDAGLPAPAEALRTIRAYVMGSVAIEVQRSGWNGEAVESSDEAVAAFERGLDAVIAGLAAGLAPGAASPGAATPV; encoded by the coding sequence ATGGGCGGGAGACTGGGCGCCATGCCGGCGAAACGCCCACCGATCCCGCTGTCCCGCGAGCGCATCATCGAGGCCGCGCTGCACATCGCCGACGGGCAGGGGCTGCGCCGCCTCACCATGCGGCGGCTCGGCGACGCCCTCCAGGTCGAGGCGATGGCGATCTACCACCACATCCCCGGGGGCAAGGAGGCGCTGCTCGACGCCCTCGCCGAGCACGTCACCACGGTCACCGTCGACGCCGAAGGCGGTGACTGGCGGGAGCTCGCCCGCGCCTGGGCCCGGGCCTGCCGGGCCGCGCTGCTCGCCCACCCCGGCGTGCTCGCGCTGGCGATGACGCGGCCGCCGCGCGGCCGGGCCGCCGCGGCGCTGCGGGAGCACGTCGACCGGCTCGGCGACGCGGGCCTGCCCGCCCCCGCCGAGGCGCTGCGCACGATCCGCGCGTACGTGATGGGGAGCGTGGCGATCGAGGTGCAGCGGTCGGGCTGGAACGGCGAGGCGGTGGAGTCCTCCGACGAGGCGGTGGCCGCGTTCGAGCGCGGCCTCGACGCCGTCATCGCCGGCCTCGCCGCGGGCCTCGCCCCCGGCGCCGCCTCCCCCGGCGCGGCCACCCCGGTGTGA
- a CDS encoding DUF5999 family protein — MCPHEPPCPPADAADREAARTIAAHPEQGWSLLCNGVVLFEDTGELLPNGTIIAPHRPTDLAVNAA, encoded by the coding sequence ATGTGCCCGCATGAGCCGCCCTGTCCGCCCGCGGACGCAGCGGACCGCGAGGCAGCACGCACCATCGCCGCCCACCCCGAGCAGGGCTGGAGCCTGCTGTGCAACGGGGTCGTCCTGTTCGAGGACACCGGCGAGCTGCTACCGAACGGCACGATCATCGCACCACACCGGCCGACCGACCTCGCGGTGAACGCCGCCTGA
- a CDS encoding alpha/beta family hydrolase translates to MEIATARGPARVDIDEAAEARLLFVLTHGAGGGVESADLLAVRDAVRAIGGTVARVVQPFRVAGARAPGSAARQDEAWLAVVAALRDRYPGLPLVQGGRSNGARVACRTARAAGAIGVVALAFPLHPPGRPERSRAAELREAGVDVLVVNGDRDPFGVPDAADAARVVVLPGEGHELTRNPVRVGEIVAEWVDGLAGVTAAGRAAAGDHG, encoded by the coding sequence CTGGAGATCGCGACCGCGCGCGGGCCCGCCCGGGTGGACATCGACGAGGCGGCCGAGGCGCGGCTGCTGTTCGTGCTCACGCACGGGGCGGGCGGGGGAGTGGAGTCGGCCGACCTGCTCGCGGTCCGGGACGCGGTGCGGGCGATCGGCGGCACGGTGGCGCGGGTCGTGCAGCCGTTCCGGGTCGCGGGGGCGCGCGCCCCCGGATCCGCGGCACGGCAGGACGAGGCGTGGCTGGCCGTGGTCGCCGCGCTGCGCGACCGCTACCCGGGCCTGCCGCTGGTGCAGGGCGGCCGCAGCAACGGGGCGCGGGTCGCCTGCCGTACGGCTCGCGCGGCGGGCGCGATCGGCGTGGTCGCGCTGGCGTTCCCGCTGCACCCGCCGGGCCGCCCGGAGCGGTCGCGGGCCGCGGAGCTGCGCGAGGCGGGCGTGGACGTGCTCGTCGTCAACGGGGACCGCGATCCGTTCGGGGTGCCGGACGCGGCCGACGCCGCGCGTGTGGTGGTGCTGCCCGGCGAAGGGCACGAGCTGACCCGGAACCCGGTGCGCGTGGGCGAGATCGTCGCCGAATGGGTGGACGGGCTGGCGGGGGTCACCGCGGCAGGCCGCGCCGCGGCCGGTGATCACGGGTGA
- a CDS encoding RNA polymerase sigma factor, whose product MPRSAAATSTGRATGPTTLGELLDRGRAQGHLSLSELRDAFTRSGIDSAQARSILRELAEAGVRLATETENTGAEAPEMTANTTTTSRTRTTARRTKGAAKSATTTRTGAKSAASAGGAAVLAGHAKAAGGGRGRARAERVAAVDERWAPGEAELDVLADDLEAADEVTAVDAPAGAVDGAVTDGTVTDAVAEDDVVAEDVADDAGDAEDLDDDTSVMGDSVHTYLKSIGRRTLLTAEQEVDLAKRIEAGLYAEYKLENEPGLSEEDRADLEWIAEDGRRAKDHMLEANLRLVVSVAKKYTDRGMSLLDVVQEGNLGLIRAVEKFDYTKGYKFSTYAMWWIRQAIQRGFADSARTIRLPVHVLEMLSKLSRVERDMHQQLGREPTPEELAAVLDKTPDQIEELLRTSRQPISLDSTIGEDGETRIGDLIEDVDSPEASEVVDRQLLAAQLREVLDNLSPREAKIMSLRFGLLDGKPHTLDEIGKRLGLTRERIRQLEKESLSKLRHPSNTRPLLDWAS is encoded by the coding sequence ATGCCCCGATCTGCCGCGGCGACCTCGACCGGGCGTGCGACCGGCCCGACGACCCTCGGCGAACTCCTCGATCGCGGGCGAGCCCAGGGTCACCTTTCGCTGTCGGAGCTACGCGACGCGTTCACGCGGTCCGGCATCGACTCCGCCCAGGCCCGCTCCATACTACGCGAACTCGCCGAGGCGGGCGTCCGCCTCGCCACCGAGACCGAGAACACCGGCGCGGAGGCGCCAGAGATGACCGCCAACACCACCACGACCAGCAGGACCAGGACCACCGCCCGCCGTACCAAGGGGGCGGCGAAGTCCGCCACGACCACGCGGACCGGCGCGAAGTCCGCGGCGTCGGCGGGCGGCGCCGCCGTGCTCGCCGGCCACGCCAAGGCCGCGGGCGGCGGCCGGGGCAGGGCCCGCGCCGAGCGCGTCGCCGCCGTCGACGAGCGGTGGGCGCCGGGCGAGGCCGAGCTCGACGTCCTGGCCGACGACCTCGAGGCCGCCGACGAGGTAACCGCCGTCGACGCGCCGGCCGGTGCCGTGGACGGCGCCGTGACGGACGGGACCGTCACGGACGCGGTGGCCGAGGACGACGTGGTGGCCGAGGACGTGGCGGACGACGCCGGTGACGCCGAGGACCTCGACGACGACACCTCGGTCATGGGCGACTCGGTGCACACGTACCTGAAGTCGATCGGCCGCCGCACCCTGCTCACCGCCGAGCAGGAGGTCGATCTCGCCAAGCGCATCGAGGCCGGCCTGTACGCCGAGTACAAGCTGGAGAACGAGCCCGGCCTGTCCGAGGAGGACCGCGCGGACCTGGAGTGGATCGCCGAGGACGGCCGCCGCGCCAAGGACCACATGCTCGAGGCGAACCTGCGCCTGGTGGTCTCGGTGGCGAAGAAGTACACCGACCGCGGCATGTCGCTGCTCGACGTGGTGCAGGAGGGCAACCTCGGCCTGATCCGCGCCGTGGAGAAGTTCGACTACACCAAGGGCTACAAGTTCTCCACGTACGCGATGTGGTGGATCCGGCAGGCGATCCAGCGCGGCTTCGCGGACTCGGCGCGCACCATCCGGCTGCCCGTGCACGTGCTGGAGATGCTGTCCAAGCTGTCCCGCGTCGAGCGTGACATGCACCAGCAGCTCGGCCGCGAGCCCACTCCCGAGGAGCTCGCCGCGGTGCTCGACAAGACCCCCGACCAGATCGAGGAGCTGCTGCGCACCAGCCGGCAGCCGATCAGCCTCGACTCCACGATCGGGGAGGACGGCGAGACCCGGATCGGCGACCTCATCGAGGACGTCGACTCCCCCGAGGCCTCCGAGGTGGTGGACCGGCAGCTGCTCGCCGCCCAGCTCCGCGAGGTGCTCGACAACCTGTCCCCGCGCGAGGCCAAGATCATGTCGCTGCGGTTCGGCCTGCTCGACGGCAAGCCGCACACCCTCGACGAGATCGGCAAGCGGCTCGGGCTCACCCGGGAGCGCATCCGGCAGCTGGAGAAGGAGTCCCTGTCCAAGCTGCGCCACCCGAGCAACACCCGCCCGCTGCTCGACTGGGCGAGCTGA
- a CDS encoding FHA domain-containing protein, producing MPSVYCTQCGHANPGDARFCSRCGSPLALRGESPGDTTSTISIAGIEALDAEATGQSLMPDRSALEGLRPGTSLLVVLRGPNAGSRFLLDSDLVTAGRHPESDIFLDDVTVSRRHAEFYRRGGQFTVRDVGSLNGTYVNRERIEEHPLKGGDEVQIGKFRLVFLTSGQQGA from the coding sequence ATGCCCAGCGTCTACTGCACGCAGTGCGGTCATGCCAACCCCGGGGATGCCCGTTTCTGTTCGAGATGCGGGTCGCCTCTCGCCCTGCGCGGTGAGTCTCCCGGCGACACCACCTCGACGATCTCCATCGCGGGCATCGAAGCGCTGGACGCGGAGGCCACCGGGCAGTCGCTCATGCCCGATCGGTCGGCCCTCGAGGGGCTGCGGCCGGGCACCTCGCTCCTCGTCGTGCTCCGCGGCCCGAACGCCGGCAGCAGGTTCCTCCTCGACAGCGACCTCGTCACGGCCGGCCGCCACCCGGAGAGCGACATCTTCCTCGACGACGTCACCGTGTCCCGCCGGCACGCCGAGTTCTACCGGCGCGGCGGCCAGTTCACCGTGCGCGACGTGGGCAGCCTCAACGGCACCTACGTCAACCGGGAGCGCATCGAGGAGCATCCCCTGAAGGGCGGGGACGAGGTGCAGATCGGTAAGTTCCGCCTCGTCTTCCTCACGAGCGGGCAGCAAGGGGCGTAA
- a CDS encoding class I adenylate-forming enzyme family protein → MAAPAGTNLTTVSTRPVHALLLPAGAELFEAVRRALSGEGPAVLPLSPDLPAPALRSALETLRPTHLVTPDGVRPCPDGVPADEETAVIIATSGSTGRPKGVELTAAALRASATASLRRIGARPGDRWLCCVPVSHISGMQVLVRSLESGTDPVIHPRFSAADVLEALAAGGIDHLSLVPTQLRRLLDAAADRGGLPAFRTILLGGAAASSRLLEECAGLAAPGARVVTTYGMSETCGGCVYDGRPLYKVDLKVGDDGRIRIRGPVLFAGYRLRPDLTARCLEDGWFVTSDIGELDGGRLRVLGRADDVIITGGQKVVAGALAALLAEHPAIADVAVVGRPDPEWGERVVAVAVPADPAAPPTLEEIRAYCKRRLPAYAAPRDLELVPALPQLPNGKPDLAALRRGALPEPVGAPLQDQAEP, encoded by the coding sequence ATGGCCGCGCCCGCTGGCACTAACCTTACGACCGTGTCGACCCGTCCCGTGCACGCCCTCCTACTCCCTGCGGGGGCGGAGCTGTTCGAGGCGGTCCGGCGGGCGCTGAGCGGCGAGGGCCCGGCCGTGCTGCCGCTCTCCCCCGACCTCCCGGCCCCGGCGCTGCGCTCCGCCCTCGAGACGCTGCGGCCCACCCATCTGGTCACCCCCGACGGGGTACGGCCCTGCCCGGACGGCGTGCCCGCGGACGAGGAGACCGCGGTGATCATCGCCACCTCGGGGTCGACCGGCCGCCCCAAGGGCGTGGAGCTGACCGCGGCGGCGCTGCGCGCCTCGGCCACCGCCTCGCTGCGCCGTATCGGCGCCCGCCCCGGCGACCGGTGGCTGTGCTGCGTGCCGGTGTCCCACATCTCCGGCATGCAGGTGCTGGTGCGCTCCCTGGAGAGCGGCACCGATCCGGTCATCCACCCCCGGTTCTCCGCCGCGGACGTGCTCGAGGCGCTCGCCGCGGGCGGCATCGACCACCTGTCGCTCGTCCCCACCCAGCTGCGCCGCCTGCTCGACGCGGCCGCGGACCGCGGCGGCCTGCCCGCGTTCCGCACCATCCTGCTCGGCGGCGCCGCCGCGTCCTCCCGGCTGCTCGAGGAGTGCGCCGGCCTCGCCGCGCCCGGCGCACGGGTGGTCACCACGTACGGCATGAGCGAGACGTGCGGCGGGTGCGTGTACGACGGCCGCCCCCTTTACAAAGTAGATCTGAAGGTGGGGGACGACGGGCGCATCCGCATCCGCGGGCCGGTGCTGTTCGCCGGCTACCGGCTGCGCCCCGACCTGACCGCCCGCTGCCTGGAGGACGGCTGGTTCGTCACCTCCGACATCGGCGAGCTCGACGGCGGGCGGCTGCGCGTGCTCGGCCGCGCCGACGACGTCATCATCACCGGCGGCCAGAAGGTGGTGGCGGGCGCGCTGGCCGCCCTGCTCGCCGAGCACCCGGCGATCGCCGACGTGGCCGTGGTGGGCCGGCCCGACCCCGAGTGGGGCGAGCGGGTGGTCGCCGTGGCGGTGCCCGCCGACCCGGCCGCGCCCCCGACCCTGGAGGAGATCCGCGCGTACTGCAAGCGGCGCCTGCCCGCCTACGCCGCCCCGCGCGACCTCGAGCTGGTGCCCGCCCTCCCCCAGCTCCCCAACGGCAAGCCCGACCTCGCCGCGCTGCGCCGCGGCGCCCTCCCCGAGCCGGTCGGCGCACCCCTGCAGGACCAGGCCGAACCCTGA
- a CDS encoding tetratricopeptide repeat protein has protein sequence MTAQELRPRESLDEARRLAEAGDLAGAEEILARMAARRDDPDHAQAAVGLAVVLDERGEHERAREAARAALASGHPEYAAQGACHLARGFERDGQWEQARAAWQAVIGVGNPAYLPMAHLALARLAVREGDGKEAEEHLRAALATGDPKAASRAAQQLAELLLEEGAPGEAADVLLEALEVPDVADAPRLRVLLGIAHLDMACGEFAGAIEEGSDPETDALAIELLARTLPLRGRDEDAEQVWRYGLEHEDERLAHQVRLRRDRGLA, from the coding sequence ATGACGGCCCAGGAGCTGCGCCCGCGGGAGTCGCTGGACGAGGCCCGGCGGCTTGCGGAGGCCGGCGACCTCGCCGGCGCCGAGGAGATCCTGGCCCGGATGGCCGCGCGGCGCGACGACCCCGACCACGCCCAGGCGGCGGTGGGGCTCGCCGTGGTGCTCGACGAGCGCGGCGAGCACGAGCGCGCCCGGGAGGCCGCGCGGGCCGCGCTCGCCAGCGGCCACCCCGAGTACGCCGCGCAGGGCGCCTGCCACCTCGCCCGCGGGTTCGAGCGCGACGGCCAGTGGGAGCAGGCACGGGCGGCCTGGCAGGCCGTGATCGGCGTGGGCAACCCCGCCTACCTGCCGATGGCGCACCTCGCGCTCGCCCGCCTCGCCGTACGCGAGGGGGACGGCAAGGAGGCCGAGGAGCACCTGCGCGCCGCGCTCGCCACCGGCGACCCGAAGGCGGCCTCGCGCGCCGCCCAGCAGCTGGCCGAGCTGCTGCTGGAGGAGGGCGCGCCGGGGGAGGCCGCGGACGTGCTGCTGGAGGCGCTGGAGGTGCCGGACGTGGCCGACGCGCCCCGGCTGCGCGTGCTGCTCGGCATCGCCCACCTCGACATGGCCTGCGGCGAGTTCGCCGGGGCGATCGAGGAGGGCTCCGACCCGGAGACCGACGCCCTCGCCATCGAGCTGCTCGCCCGCACCCTGCCGCTGCGCGGCCGGGACGAGGACGCCGAACAGGTCTGGCGGTACGGCCTGGAGCACGAGGACGAGCGCCTCGCCCACCAGGTACGGCTGCGCCGGGACCGCGGCCTCGCCTGA
- a CDS encoding bifunctional nuclease family protein, which translates to MLQMEVVGVRVEMPSNQPIVLLKEAHGDRYLPIWIGMTEATAIALAQAEEPPPRPLTHDLFKDVLEALGVRLSTVNIVALRDGIFFADLVFSNGVEVSARPSDSIALALRTGATIYAAEEVVREAGVTIPDDQEDEVEKFRAFLDTVTPEDFGRAG; encoded by the coding sequence GTGTTGCAGATGGAGGTTGTGGGCGTTCGCGTCGAGATGCCCTCGAACCAGCCGATCGTGCTGCTGAAGGAGGCGCACGGGGATCGGTACCTGCCGATCTGGATCGGGATGACCGAGGCGACGGCCATCGCGCTCGCCCAGGCGGAGGAGCCGCCGCCGCGGCCGCTCACCCACGACCTGTTCAAGGACGTGCTCGAGGCGCTCGGCGTGCGGCTGAGCACGGTGAACATCGTGGCGTTGCGTGACGGCATCTTCTTCGCGGATCTGGTGTTCTCCAACGGCGTGGAGGTGAGCGCGCGACCGAGCGACTCGATCGCGCTCGCCCTGCGCACGGGGGCCACCATCTACGCGGCCGAGGAGGTCGTGCGGGAGGCGGGGGTCACCATCCCCGACGACCAGGAGGACGAGGTGGAGAAGTTCCGCGCGTTCCTCGACACGGTCACCCCCGAGGACTTCGGCCGGGCCGGCTGA
- a CDS encoding MerR family transcriptional regulator gives MGEAAARAYMSIGEVLALLQGEFPDITVSKIRFLEAEGLIEPQRTPSGYRKFTHADVERLRYILTAQRDRYLPLRVIKNHLEDAEQGTFQFQRPRPLDDQPPPVPVRLSRDELLRSAGIDGDTLDELESFGLLAPKGRRYDAEALRIARAAGELARFGIQPRHLRVIRAAADRQVALIEQAIAPLLRRRKPGAAAQADESARELAGLLLDLHTALLRVGVRGVLGR, from the coding sequence ATGGGTGAGGCGGCCGCACGGGCGTACATGAGCATCGGGGAGGTGCTCGCCCTGCTGCAGGGCGAGTTCCCCGACATCACCGTCTCCAAGATCCGTTTCCTGGAGGCCGAGGGGCTCATCGAGCCGCAGCGCACCCCGTCCGGCTACCGCAAGTTCACCCACGCCGACGTGGAGCGGCTGCGCTACATCCTCACCGCGCAGCGCGACCGCTACCTGCCCCTCCGGGTGATCAAGAACCACCTGGAGGACGCCGAGCAGGGCACCTTCCAGTTCCAGCGGCCCCGGCCGCTGGACGACCAGCCGCCGCCGGTCCCGGTACGGCTCAGCCGCGACGAGCTGCTCCGGTCGGCGGGCATCGACGGCGACACCCTCGACGAACTGGAGTCCTTCGGCCTGCTCGCCCCGAAGGGCCGCCGGTACGACGCCGAGGCGCTGCGGATCGCGCGCGCCGCCGGGGAGCTCGCCAGGTTCGGCATCCAGCCCCGGCACCTGCGGGTGATCCGCGCCGCGGCCGACCGCCAGGTGGCCCTCATCGAGCAGGCGATCGCGCCGCTGCTGCGCCGCCGTAAACCCGGCGCCGCCGCCCAGGCCGACGAGTCCGCCCGCGAGCTCGCCGGGCTGCTGCTCGACCTGCACACGGCTTTGCTCCGTGTGGGGGTTCGAGGCGTTCTCGGAAGGTAA
- a CDS encoding MerR family transcriptional regulator, whose amino-acid sequence MAVSSGENKTAGRPDPAQRESARERAGEQGLLFDERPSALPEDMGYRGPVACAAAGITYRQLDYWARTELVQPSIRAANGSGSQRLYSFRDIIVLKVVKRLLDTGVSLQQIRTAVQHLRTRGVADLAQITLMSDGASVYECTSPDEVIDLLQGGQGVFGIALGRIWREVEGTLAELPGERAVADPAQRDDHPDDELARRRRVRRTG is encoded by the coding sequence GTGGCGGTCAGCAGCGGCGAGAACAAGACGGCCGGCCGGCCCGATCCGGCGCAGCGCGAATCGGCGCGGGAGCGCGCGGGCGAGCAGGGTCTGCTGTTCGACGAGCGGCCCTCGGCGCTGCCCGAAGACATGGGCTACCGCGGTCCGGTCGCCTGCGCCGCGGCCGGGATCACCTACCGGCAGCTCGACTACTGGGCCCGCACCGAGCTGGTGCAGCCGAGCATCCGGGCGGCCAACGGGTCGGGCTCGCAGCGGCTGTACAGCTTCCGCGACATCATCGTGCTCAAGGTGGTCAAGCGCCTCCTCGACACCGGGGTGTCGCTGCAGCAGATCCGCACCGCCGTACAGCACCTGCGCACCCGGGGGGTGGCCGACCTGGCCCAGATCACGCTGATGAGCGACGGGGCCAGCGTGTACGAGTGCACCTCGCCGGACGAGGTGATCGACCTGCTGCAGGGCGGCCAGGGCGTGTTCGGCATCGCCCTCGGCCGGATCTGGCGTGAGGTGGAGGGCACGCTGGCCGAGCTGCCCGGGGAGCGCGCGGTGGCCGACCCCGCGCAGCGGGACGACCACCCCGACGACGAGCTGGCCCGGCGCAGGCGGGTACGCCGCACCGGGTAA